One stretch of Candidatus Nitrosotenuis cloacae DNA includes these proteins:
- a CDS encoding Asp-tRNA(Asn)/Glu-tRNA(Gln) amidotransferase subunit GatC gives MSLVTKEEIQNIAKLMRIDIENADEYFDRVQKVLSYFDILDKADIEGEEIPVQDVGIDNLREDQHIPFDDKLIQQLKNYKGSYIRAPKMN, from the coding sequence ATGTCTTTGGTCACAAAAGAAGAAATCCAGAACATTGCAAAGCTAATGCGAATTGATATTGAAAATGCCGATGAATATTTCGATCGAGTTCAAAAGGTGCTGAGTTATTTTGATATTTTGGATAAAGCAGACATTGAGGGAGAGGAGATACCAGTACAAGATGTAGGAATTGATAATCTACGAGAGGACCAGCACATTCCATTTGATGACAAACTAATCCAGCAACTCAAAAACTACAAGGGAAGCTACATCCGGGCTCCAAAGATGAACTAG
- the gatB gene encoding Asp-tRNA(Asn)/Glu-tRNA(Gln) amidotransferase subunit GatB — protein MIGLEIHCQLTKLESKLFCTCKANYREFEPNTNICPTCMGMPGTLPRLNKKAVEKATMIAMALNCHTPQRLGFFRKNYFYPDLPKNFQITQLNMYGPTSIGDQGKVSVEGKEIRIRRIQLEEDPGRLIYEGASEKTAITLVDYNRAGTPLVEIVTEPDFDSPRQVRIFLNVLSDLLQNLDVSDPTLEGAMRADANVSVQGGPRVEVKNIGSFHDLEKAIHFEMTRQQSLKERGIEISQETRHWDDKRKITISSRSKEEDEDYRYILEGDIPWVVMDNSSIETWKKKMPESISSKKERYITKYGIPSQVADVLSSDKYYSDLFEQAHNEANAKEIANLITTDMMGLVDTREKREQSKLIPRHLADLIDMVNSGKVTRSSAKNALVEIVKSGKSVSEIISSTGMAKISDESELGRIIDDIILQEGVAVQQAGENPQTINYLVGKVMQKTNGKADPAITLKIFKEKIGI, from the coding sequence ATGATAGGCCTTGAAATCCACTGCCAGTTAACCAAATTAGAAAGTAAACTGTTTTGCACATGCAAGGCAAACTATCGCGAATTTGAGCCAAACACAAACATCTGTCCCACATGCATGGGGATGCCCGGAACCCTACCAAGACTCAACAAAAAGGCAGTGGAAAAGGCAACAATGATTGCAATGGCGCTAAACTGCCACACCCCACAAAGGCTTGGGTTTTTTAGAAAAAACTATTTTTACCCAGATTTGCCAAAAAACTTTCAAATCACGCAGCTCAACATGTATGGCCCAACATCAATTGGTGATCAGGGCAAGGTATCAGTTGAGGGCAAAGAAATACGAATCAGGCGAATCCAGCTAGAAGAGGACCCCGGCAGGCTAATCTACGAAGGCGCATCGGAGAAAACTGCAATCACACTTGTTGATTACAATCGCGCAGGCACACCACTAGTGGAGATAGTAACCGAGCCTGACTTTGATAGTCCGAGGCAGGTCCGAATCTTCCTAAATGTACTATCTGATCTATTGCAAAACTTGGATGTCTCAGACCCAACACTGGAAGGTGCAATGCGTGCAGACGCCAACGTATCAGTACAGGGTGGTCCGCGAGTTGAGGTCAAAAACATTGGCTCTTTTCACGACTTGGAAAAAGCGATTCACTTTGAGATGACAAGACAGCAAAGTCTCAAGGAAAGAGGAATCGAAATATCACAGGAGACTCGTCACTGGGATGACAAACGCAAAATCACCATATCATCCAGATCAAAAGAGGAAGACGAAGATTATCGGTATATTTTGGAAGGCGACATACCATGGGTTGTAATGGATAATTCCTCCATAGAAACATGGAAAAAGAAAATGCCAGAGAGCATCAGCTCAAAAAAAGAGCGATACATCACAAAATATGGCATTCCATCTCAGGTGGCAGATGTATTATCATCTGATAAATATTATTCTGACTTGTTCGAGCAGGCCCACAATGAAGCAAACGCAAAAGAGATTGCAAATCTGATCACCACAGATATGATGGGTTTGGTTGATACTAGAGAAAAAAGAGAACAATCAAAGCTCATACCAAGGCATCTCGCTGATCTGATTGATATGGTGAATTCTGGCAAAGTAACTCGCAGCTCGGCAAAAAATGCCCTAGTTGAAATAGTAAAATCCGGAAAATCAGTATCCGAGATAATATCCAGTACCGGCATGGCAAAGATATCAGATGAATCCGAGCTTGGCAGAATCATAGATGACATAATACTACAGGAAGGTGTGGCAGTCCAGCAGGCAGGGGAAAACCCCCAAACCATAAACTATCTGGTAGGAAAGGTAATGCAGAAAACAAATGGCAAGGCAGATCCTGCCATCACACTAAAGATATTCAAAGAGAAAATTGGAATCTGA
- the gatA gene encoding Asp-tRNA(Asn)/Glu-tRNA(Gln) amidotransferase subunit GatA: MSLAISAIDYINGIKNGSITSEEFVAKTIEHIKKHEPRLHAFLSINEDAIEQARQIDKKVKLGQKVGAFYGMPISIKDNICIKGGKTTCASKMLENYTAPYDATVVSNLKSQDAIIIGKTNLDEFAMGVATEFSAFGPSKNPWNIDYVPGGSSGGSAVSVAGLESILSLGSDTGGSVRNPASFCSIVGLKPTYGLVSRYGLISYSNSIEQIGPMGRKVEDVALLLNHIAGKDPHDPTTLTNPTSDYLSEIDVGVSGKKIGIIKEMSSGAGLDKTVESVFRNAVSAFEKLGAKIEEVSLDMVEYTVATYYILTTAEAGSNLSRYDNLRYGYDLDSEGYEFKSYISKARRSFGPEVTRRMILGGFVPSAGFAGKYLLKALKVKNKLKKQIQSAFTKFDYLISPTVPVLPFKFGEKINDPLAMYLADINTVTANLTGIPAISIPYEIRNGLPVGVQIHANILQEKPLLQAGYALQNTTKIPEITL, encoded by the coding sequence TTGAGCCTTGCCATTTCCGCCATCGATTACATCAATGGCATCAAAAACGGAAGCATCACGTCTGAGGAGTTTGTTGCAAAAACCATCGAGCACATAAAAAAGCATGAGCCTAGACTGCACGCATTTTTATCAATAAACGAGGATGCCATAGAGCAGGCACGCCAGATAGACAAGAAAGTAAAGCTAGGCCAAAAGGTTGGCGCATTTTACGGCATGCCAATATCCATCAAGGATAACATCTGCATCAAGGGTGGCAAGACAACATGCGCATCAAAGATGTTAGAGAATTACACCGCCCCATATGACGCAACAGTAGTATCAAACCTAAAATCACAGGATGCCATCATAATCGGCAAAACAAATCTAGATGAATTTGCGATGGGTGTTGCAACCGAGTTTTCAGCATTTGGCCCAAGCAAAAACCCATGGAATATAGATTATGTTCCAGGCGGCTCGTCTGGCGGTAGTGCAGTTTCGGTTGCAGGGCTGGAATCTATTCTATCGCTTGGCTCTGATACCGGCGGCTCGGTTAGAAATCCCGCCAGCTTTTGCAGCATTGTTGGCCTAAAGCCGACATACGGCCTGGTATCTAGGTATGGTTTGATATCATACTCTAATAGCATAGAGCAGATTGGCCCAATGGGTAGAAAGGTGGAGGATGTGGCGTTGTTATTGAATCACATCGCAGGAAAAGACCCGCATGATCCCACCACACTAACAAATCCAACCTCGGACTATCTATCCGAAATCGATGTAGGGGTTTCTGGAAAAAAAATAGGCATCATAAAGGAGATGAGTTCAGGTGCAGGCCTGGACAAAACAGTGGAATCGGTTTTCAGAAATGCGGTGTCTGCATTTGAAAAACTTGGTGCCAAAATAGAAGAAGTATCGCTAGATATGGTGGAATATACAGTTGCAACATATTATATTCTGACTACGGCCGAAGCTGGCAGCAACTTGTCCAGATATGATAATCTGAGGTACGGGTACGATCTGGATTCTGAAGGATATGAGTTCAAGTCATACATCTCAAAAGCAAGAAGGAGTTTTGGACCAGAAGTAACCAGAAGAATGATTCTGGGCGGATTTGTCCCATCCGCTGGATTTGCAGGAAAGTACCTGCTTAAGGCACTAAAGGTCAAAAATAAGCTAAAAAAACAAATTCAGTCAGCATTTACAAAATTTGATTATTTGATATCGCCAACAGTTCCGGTGTTGCCATTCAAATTTGGCGAAAAAATAAACGACCCACTTGCAATGTATCTGGCAGACATCAATACAGTAACTGCAAACCTTACAGGCATTCCAGCAATATCCATTCCATATGAAATAAGAAATGGCCTGCCAGTTGGCGTGCAAATTCATGCAAATATCCTGCAAGAAAAACCATTACTACAAGCAGGTTATGCACTACAGAACACCACCAAAATTCCGGAGATCACACTATGA
- the aspS gene encoding aspartate--tRNA(Asn) ligase, with protein sequence MIGTDLEKWRRTHYSNQLSSKLADTEVMVMGWVLSVRGHGNISFMALKDKEGEIQVVAKAGSCPDDVREKISHLKAHSSVGILGTIKPSEKAPSGVEIIPKELKVFSEVEKIPPFEPYAKTVKNIDTRLEIRPIDLKRKSLQHIFKARSLVLKSIRDYFYENGFLEINTPKMIATATEGGAALFPIFYYNKEAFLAQSPQLYKEQLTMSFEKVFEIAPIFRAEPSRTNRHLSEAISIDMEEAYVDYNDIMKRIEDVIKSCIKTISEYAKNNPESEFVVPDLPYTIPQYTYAELVDKMQKAGAKTEWGDDLYPSNLKKIGLSGFYFIKDWPTGPKPFYVKINKSDPKISESFDLMFGDLELSSGSTRVEKRAELEERMKNKGLKIDAFEYHLRAFDYGVPPHAGCGIGLERLIMALTGTENIRDTTFYPRDVDRLTP encoded by the coding sequence ATGATAGGAACAGACTTGGAAAAATGGCGCAGGACTCATTATTCTAACCAATTATCTTCCAAGCTAGCGGACACCGAGGTTATGGTGATGGGTTGGGTCCTGTCAGTGAGGGGACATGGAAACATTTCATTTATGGCACTAAAGGACAAGGAAGGTGAAATACAAGTTGTGGCAAAGGCAGGAAGCTGTCCGGATGATGTGCGGGAAAAGATATCTCATCTCAAGGCGCACTCGTCAGTTGGCATACTGGGCACCATAAAACCATCTGAGAAAGCACCAAGTGGTGTTGAAATCATACCAAAAGAGCTCAAGGTTTTCTCCGAGGTAGAAAAGATTCCTCCATTTGAGCCATATGCAAAGACCGTAAAGAACATCGACACTAGATTGGAGATCAGACCAATTGATCTAAAAAGAAAGTCACTGCAACACATATTCAAAGCAAGAAGCTTGGTGCTAAAATCAATTCGGGATTATTTTTATGAAAATGGGTTTTTGGAAATCAACACGCCAAAGATGATTGCAACTGCAACAGAGGGCGGCGCAGCACTATTTCCCATATTCTATTACAACAAGGAAGCTTTTCTGGCACAATCTCCACAGTTGTACAAAGAACAACTCACGATGAGCTTTGAGAAGGTATTTGAGATTGCACCAATATTTCGAGCAGAGCCATCTAGAACAAACCGACACCTCTCTGAGGCAATCTCAATAGACATGGAAGAGGCCTATGTTGATTATAATGATATCATGAAAAGAATTGAAGACGTGATAAAATCATGCATCAAAACAATATCAGAATACGCAAAGAACAACCCAGAATCGGAATTTGTCGTACCAGATCTGCCATATACAATCCCGCAATACACCTATGCGGAATTGGTCGATAAAATGCAAAAAGCTGGGGCAAAGACAGAGTGGGGCGATGATCTTTACCCATCAAATCTAAAAAAGATAGGTCTAAGTGGATTTTATTTCATAAAGGATTGGCCTACCGGACCAAAACCATTCTATGTTAAAATAAACAAGTCAGACCCAAAAATATCCGAGTCCTTTGATCTGATGTTTGGTGATCTGGAGCTATCATCAGGTAGTACGAGGGTTGAAAAAAGAGCAGAGCTCGAAGAGCGCATGAAAAACAAGGGCCTAAAGATTGACGCATTTGAGTATCACCTGAGGGCATTTGATTATGGGGTGCCACCACACGCAGGGTGCGGAATCGGACTTGAGCGACTAATCATGGCACTCACAGGCACTGAAAACATAAGAGACACCACATTTTACCCAAGAGACGTAGACAGGCTAACGCCTTAG